In Scyliorhinus canicula chromosome 8, sScyCan1.1, whole genome shotgun sequence, one DNA window encodes the following:
- the LOC119969917 gene encoding carnitine O-palmitoyltransferase 2, mitochondrial-like, whose product MDSAIFCLCLEDNRVENETELTHAMLHGDGVNRWFDKSFRLIITNNEVSGINFEHSWGDGVAVLRFLEEIFNDSTENPAISLKPVPSSADTSAAVRKLEFKLSESVKAMVSAAKRVKENPCKSDNWRITIIGKNLIMEQNLSPGAIVQLGFQMTFLHQHGKTVPTYESCSTAAFKHGRTETIHPATPPTKQCSTAFVSERGEYSSEELKKMVYSCSKLHRKLLIKAALGELL is encoded by the coding sequence ATGGACAGTGCCATTTTCTGTCTCTGCCTGGAGGATAATCGGGTTGAGAATGAAACTGAACTCACCCACGCTATGCTCCATGGTGACGGTGTGAACCGCTGGTTTGACAAATCCTTCAGATTGATCATTACAAACAATGAGGTATCTGGCATTAACTTTGAGCATTCCTGGGGGGATGGCGTGGCTGTGTTACGGTTCCTCGAGGAGATATTTAACGACAGCACAGAAAATCCAGCGATCAGCCTCAAACCGGTGCCAAGCTCAGCAGACACATCTGCAGCTGTCAGGAAACTTGAGTTCAAGCTGAGCGAGTCAGTGAAAGCAATGGTCAGTGCGGCAAAGAGAGTCAAAGAAAATCCTTGCAAGTCGGACAACTGGAGGATCACAATTATTGGAAAGAATTTGATAATGGAACAGAATTTAAGTCCAGGTGCAATTGTGCAGCTAGGCTTTCAGATGACCTTTCTCCACCAGCATGGGAAAACTGTTCCTACTTATGAGTCCTGCAGTACTGCTGCCTTTAAACATGGGCGCACAGAAACCATTCACCCAGCTACTCCTCCTACCAAACAGTGCTCAACGGCCTTTGTCTCTGAAAGGGGAGAGTACAGCTCAGAGGAACTGAAGAAAATGGTTTACAGTTGTTCCAAACTTCACAGAAAGCTGCTGATCAAAGCCGCCTTGGGTGAGTTATTGTGA